A window of the Miscanthus floridulus cultivar M001 chromosome 14, ASM1932011v1, whole genome shotgun sequence genome harbors these coding sequences:
- the LOC136506155 gene encoding uncharacterized protein, with product MAKTTILLLLSSVLVAAATQLSPAAEKYIGDLHLGIQKVLDAVVSAAPPDKQLETLHAAQKHLKPLISALDKAKESGDEKKIARLVLTVKMATDMINAAPLDKKLKVMEDSFNSVAAPSPLDCPTVDKAYCEMHSKVEKAVNGVTAAAPAGKMSEAQAAVVKETLYNTGATISKAYADGDEKKIAQVLAAYGKAADAVIAAAPADKLIVLEKTFAAAAAGN from the coding sequence ATGGCCAAGACTACGATCCTCCTCCTGCTTAGTAGTGTCCTTGTTGCAGCGGCGACGCAATTGTCCCCCGCCGCTGAAAAGTACATTGGCGACCTCCACTTAGGCATCCAGAAGGTTCTCGATGCTGTCGTCTCTGCTGCCCCACCAGACAAGCAGTTGGAAACCTTGCATGCCGCTCAGAAGCACCTCAAACCCCTCATTTCCGCTCTCGACAAGGCCAAGGAGTCAGGAGATGAGAAGAAAATCGCCCGCCTCGTCCTTACCGTGAAGATGGCCACTGACATGATCAACGCTGCGCCGTTGGACAAGAAGCTCAAGGTGATGGAGGACTCCTTCAACTCGGTAGCCGCACCCAGCCCGCTTGATTGCCCCACCGTCGACAAGGCCTACTGCGAGATGCACTCCAAGGTTGAGAAGGCCGTCAATGGAGTCACTGCGGCTGCCCCAGCAGGCAAAATGTCGGAGGCCCAAGCTGCCGTCGTCAAGGAAACATTGTACAACACTGGCGCCACTATCAGCAAGGCGTATGCGGATGGAGATGAGAAAAAGATCGCTCAAGTCCTTGCTGCCTACGGCAAGGCAGCTGATGCAGTCATTGCGGCCGCTCCTGCTGACAAGCTCATCGTCTTGGAGAAgaccttcgccgccgccgccgctgggaaTTGA